From a single Candidatus Poribacteria bacterium genomic region:
- a CDS encoding sigma-54-dependent Fis family transcriptional regulator: MPSILIVDDDQGQRTVLQTILKREGYTIETAENGVTALEKIEDNLFDVVVSDMRMAQMSGRELLHEIKSRDPDLPVLIVTAYAEVNDAVDLVAREGAFYYLEKPIQIDTLKKEIRRAIEMRQGITDEASSDETDVQEIHFDEIIGQSDSIRQLFKTMSRIIHRGANQVLITGNTGTGKGLVARAIHEYGKRKDKPFIQINCGAVPETLIESELFGHEKGAFTDAHRQRDGVFEAANGGTVFLDEISDLSVHTQSKLLHVLHEREIMRVGGVQPIKVDVCVLAATNIDLQTAVNEGSFREDLFFRLNVIPLHMPDLRERGEDIGLLVDFFLQKFGQEYPGAEPKRMTPRAMSALRRYDWPGNVRQLENYLHRIFVLSENEGIDLEDLPPEISDSSLPPGDFPVEIPEEGVALEEIVKEYIRVALTQTGGNQTQAAELLGISRRRLQNRMQNYGFSSRDFKG, encoded by the coding sequence ATGCCGTCAATACTGATTGTCGATGATGACCAAGGTCAACGGACTGTGTTGCAGACCATATTAAAGCGCGAAGGCTACACTATAGAGACAGCCGAAAATGGCGTTACTGCCCTCGAAAAAATTGAGGACAACCTATTTGATGTCGTTGTCAGCGATATGCGGATGGCTCAGATGTCAGGACGAGAATTGCTTCATGAAATCAAAAGTAGAGATCCAGATCTGCCGGTACTGATTGTCACAGCTTATGCTGAGGTGAACGACGCCGTGGACCTGGTGGCACGTGAAGGAGCATTCTATTACCTCGAAAAACCGATCCAGATTGATACCCTCAAGAAAGAGATTAGGCGTGCTATTGAGATGCGACAAGGCATAACAGATGAGGCGTCGAGTGACGAAACCGATGTGCAGGAGATTCATTTTGATGAAATCATTGGTCAAAGCGATTCCATACGTCAACTGTTCAAAACGATGTCTCGAATCATACATCGCGGTGCCAATCAGGTATTAATCACGGGGAATACGGGCACAGGGAAGGGACTCGTTGCGAGAGCAATTCATGAATACGGAAAACGTAAGGACAAGCCGTTCATCCAGATTAATTGTGGTGCTGTGCCGGAAACGCTGATTGAAAGTGAGCTCTTCGGGCATGAAAAAGGAGCATTCACCGATGCGCATCGACAGAGAGACGGCGTGTTTGAAGCGGCAAATGGTGGGACAGTTTTTCTAGATGAAATCAGCGATCTGTCTGTGCATACGCAGAGTAAACTGCTCCATGTCTTGCACGAAAGGGAGATTATGCGCGTCGGTGGAGTGCAACCGATTAAAGTTGATGTGTGTGTTCTCGCTGCGACCAATATAGATTTGCAAACCGCTGTCAATGAGGGAAGCTTCCGTGAGGACCTGTTCTTCCGGTTAAACGTCATCCCACTCCATATGCCTGATCTCCGGGAGCGAGGCGAGGACATAGGGCTTTTGGTCGATTTCTTCCTCCAGAAGTTTGGACAGGAATACCCCGGTGCGGAACCGAAACGCATGACACCTAGAGCCATGTCCGCACTTCGGCGCTACGATTGGCCCGGGAATGTACGTCAACTTGAAAACTATCTGCACAGAATTTTCGTGCTCTCAGAAAACGAGGGCATCGATCTTGAAGATCTTCCGCCCGAAATTTCGGACAGCTCATTGCCTCCAGGGGATTTTCCCGTAGAAATTCCGGAAGAGGGAGTTGCCCTTGAAGAAATTGTAAAGGAATACATTCGGGTTGCCTTGACACAGACCGGAGGCAACCAAACCCAAGCCGCTGAACTTCTGGGGATCTCCCGCCGTAGGCTTCAGAACCGGATGCAGAACTACGGGTTTAGTAGCAGAGATTTTAAGGGTTAG
- a CDS encoding CocE/NonD family hydrolase produces the protein MQTLLCRRVPAKDGANLATDVYLPDGPGRFPTVIVRTPYHRVGLQGTAYQFTQRGYAFVAQDCRGKYDSDGVFVPLVDEARDGQMTLDWTANQRWCNGRIGLWGRSYLGIVQVPAASGGHEALRCIVPSVAPGSFFRDWIRYDGCFALGNAIRWSLTHASCRNQPPMAHLSWDKLNHLSNPKAIAGQAGFETPVLSDWATHDHYDDYWKSIDQCLIHPRIRVPGFHAGGWFDHLTRGQFEAYQNIRDSGATELAQSGQRLLIGPWGHRNIGNTGPDHCRYGDWDFGTEADMSVLAHELQFLDFHLREIDNGYTSQLPVKAFLMGENRWLSLQDWPPPETTKQSWHLKSDGSANMRTGDGALTQEPPAKSASDSYIYNPRDPVPTHGGPVYWGLEHLGPVDQRPILDRSDLLFYRSPKLESPLTVVGEVTLDLCISSDAVDTDFVAKLCVEEASGAVTCLTIGSLRCRYRESWADPQPLASGDIPHIRLQMGQIAYVFPVGSRICLLITSSDFPRILPHPNTLAPPWSKTEPVIARNTVHHGKGHLSRLNLSVIE, from the coding sequence ATGCAAACACTATTGTGCCGAAGAGTCCCTGCCAAAGACGGAGCAAATCTTGCTACAGATGTTTATCTCCCCGACGGTCCTGGACGGTTTCCCACTGTTATTGTTCGCACTCCCTACCATCGCGTCGGTCTTCAAGGCACAGCATATCAGTTCACGCAGCGAGGTTATGCATTTGTCGCACAGGATTGCCGTGGCAAGTACGATTCCGACGGTGTTTTCGTACCACTAGTTGATGAGGCTCGTGACGGACAAATGACGTTAGATTGGACGGCAAATCAGCGATGGTGCAACGGCCGAATTGGGTTGTGGGGACGCAGCTATCTCGGAATTGTTCAAGTGCCGGCGGCAAGCGGTGGTCATGAGGCATTGCGCTGTATCGTCCCTTCTGTCGCACCCGGTTCATTCTTCCGTGATTGGATTCGTTACGATGGCTGCTTCGCACTCGGCAACGCCATTCGATGGTCTCTGACGCACGCTTCTTGTCGCAATCAACCACCAATGGCACACCTCTCATGGGACAAACTTAACCACCTGTCCAATCCTAAGGCGATCGCCGGTCAAGCCGGCTTTGAGACACCCGTTCTGTCGGATTGGGCAACTCACGATCATTATGACGACTATTGGAAATCAATCGATCAATGTTTGATACACCCGCGCATCAGGGTGCCGGGATTTCATGCTGGCGGGTGGTTCGACCATCTCACGCGGGGGCAGTTTGAGGCTTATCAAAACATCCGGGACAGTGGTGCGACAGAATTAGCACAAAGCGGGCAACGTCTTCTAATTGGACCGTGGGGGCATAGAAATATCGGAAACACCGGACCAGACCACTGTCGTTACGGCGACTGGGATTTCGGAACGGAAGCAGATATGTCGGTTCTTGCACATGAACTTCAGTTTCTTGATTTTCATCTAAGAGAAATAGACAACGGTTACACAAGCCAACTACCTGTGAAAGCGTTTCTGATGGGAGAAAACCGATGGCTTTCCTTGCAAGATTGGCCCCCACCAGAAACAACGAAGCAGTCGTGGCATCTCAAATCGGATGGCAGTGCAAACATGCGAACCGGTGACGGGGCACTGACACAAGAACCCCCGGCTAAGAGTGCTAGTGATAGTTACATCTACAATCCACGTGATCCGGTCCCGACACATGGAGGTCCCGTCTATTGGGGACTTGAACACCTCGGTCCTGTTGACCAACGTCCAATACTTGATCGGTCTGATCTACTCTTTTATCGAAGTCCCAAACTTGAATCGCCGTTGACCGTAGTCGGCGAGGTGACACTTGATCTCTGCATTTCCAGCGATGCTGTCGATACCGATTTTGTTGCTAAACTCTGTGTTGAAGAAGCCTCTGGTGCTGTGACCTGTCTGACGATTGGCTCACTGCGGTGTCGCTACCGTGAAAGTTGGGCGGATCCTCAACCACTCGCATCAGGCGATATTCCCCATATCCGCTTGCAGATGGGACAGATTGCCTATGTGTTTCCAGTTGGTTCGCGGATCTGTCTGCTTATCACTAGCAGCGACTTTCCCCGTATCCTCCCGCATCCGAACACTCTAGCACCACCATGGTCAAAGACCGAACCGGTTATTGCCCGTAACACGGTTCATCACGGCAAAGGACATCTGTCGCGTCTAAATCTGTCAGTGATTGAATAG
- a CDS encoding HlyC/CorC family transporter, whose product MLMLLITIGIVLLSSAICSGSEAALFSVRLVKVRRLAQSKRPNALALLSIREQMNRPIATIVILNNIANIVGTIVVGYLATAVLGSQWLGLVSGMLTFLVILFSEIIPKTLGERYSDQIALVIARPVAGLTRILTPLIWCIEKVTNPLTAGGNRFTTDEAEIQLLAKMGQEAGTIEDDEFEMIRKIFNLNDMTAADLMTPRVVMTYLKGDLTLAEAKGDILTSPHSRIIIIGETPDEVTGVALKTELLAGIIQGKLDQSISNFAYTVQFVLGGKRADQLLLIFQQTRQHLAVVVDEYGGVSGVVTLEDVLEVLTGPLVDETDTVVDLQEFARKQSN is encoded by the coding sequence ATGTTGATGCTGCTGATAACTATTGGAATTGTCTTGCTTTCTTCTGCCATCTGTTCCGGATCTGAGGCAGCCTTGTTTTCGGTCCGGCTAGTTAAAGTTCGACGATTGGCGCAATCAAAACGCCCCAACGCGCTAGCCCTACTTTCCATCCGCGAGCAGATGAATCGCCCGATCGCAACCATTGTTATCCTCAACAATATTGCTAACATTGTTGGAACGATTGTCGTGGGTTATTTGGCTACTGCCGTTTTGGGGAGTCAATGGTTAGGTTTAGTTTCAGGGATGCTCACCTTCTTAGTGATACTCTTCTCGGAAATTATTCCTAAAACGTTGGGTGAACGATATTCAGACCAGATTGCGCTAGTTATTGCTAGGCCCGTCGCTGGATTGACCCGAATTTTAACTCCCTTGATATGGTGCATCGAGAAAGTTACAAACCCTTTAACGGCAGGTGGTAACAGGTTCACAACCGATGAGGCGGAGATACAGCTACTGGCAAAAATGGGACAAGAGGCGGGCACGATTGAGGATGATGAATTTGAAATGATCCGAAAAATATTCAATTTGAATGATATGACAGCTGCCGATCTAATGACGCCAAGAGTGGTAATGACATACCTAAAGGGCGACTTAACACTCGCTGAAGCAAAAGGGGACATTCTGACTTCGCCACACAGTCGAATTATCATAATTGGAGAAACACCGGATGAGGTCACCGGAGTCGCTTTGAAGACCGAGTTGCTGGCAGGGATCATCCAAGGGAAACTGGATCAATCCATCTCAAATTTTGCTTATACGGTGCAGTTTGTACTAGGAGGAAAACGTGCCGATCAGCTCTTGTTAATATTTCAGCAAACTCGCCAACATTTAGCCGTTGTTGTTGATGAATATGGAGGTGTATCAGGAGTCGTAACGCTTGAAGATGTGTTGGAAGTCCTCACAGGTCCACTCGTAGACGAAACCGATACAGTTGTTGATCTGCAAGAGTTTGCTCGAAAACAGAGCAATTAG
- a CDS encoding Gfo/Idh/MocA family oxidoreductase, with protein MSDFKPVKTVIVGCGMIASKGYQPRCQAYPHKIELVGYYDQDVSRAEALAQNGGGKVYKSFDDVLNDSNVEAIINLTIHTGHYPVSLAGLAAGKHVYSEKPVALRIEEADQLVETADATGVKFACAPVAMLGHVQQNVWERIRDGEIGEVVSAIGNFGGPVEYWHPTADAFMKKGVGPFKDVAPYPLTAMTTMIGPVKRVYGLARITVPERMLHAGPRAGTHYQVTEKDHGFGLLEFESGAYGLLYHSWTARSEIPPYEIHGTKGVFSIQAHDDGRGIRKRTLGGDWEIEASPEGAYEGLDWGKGPSDFADAIRNDRPVRCSGKHARHVLEICERVFESADKGMPVDVVSRFPAPIPVGQSPPWT; from the coding sequence ATGTCTGATTTTAAACCCGTCAAGACAGTCATTGTTGGCTGCGGTATGATTGCGAGCAAAGGTTATCAGCCACGCTGCCAAGCTTATCCACACAAGATTGAACTTGTCGGCTATTACGACCAAGATGTTTCTCGTGCGGAAGCACTCGCCCAAAATGGCGGGGGAAAAGTGTATAAGTCCTTCGACGATGTTCTTAATGATTCCAACGTTGAAGCAATTATTAATCTGACCATTCATACGGGACATTACCCGGTGTCATTGGCAGGGCTCGCAGCAGGAAAGCACGTTTATTCAGAAAAACCCGTTGCCCTACGCATCGAGGAAGCAGATCAGTTAGTCGAAACGGCAGACGCCACGGGAGTTAAGTTTGCATGTGCGCCGGTGGCGATGCTCGGTCATGTCCAGCAGAACGTCTGGGAACGCATCCGCGACGGGGAGATCGGCGAGGTTGTTTCCGCCATTGGAAATTTTGGCGGACCGGTCGAGTATTGGCATCCGACCGCCGATGCATTTATGAAGAAAGGCGTGGGGCCTTTCAAGGATGTTGCCCCCTATCCGCTGACTGCCATGACGACGATGATTGGTCCCGTCAAACGGGTCTACGGTTTGGCTCGGATTACCGTTCCCGAACGGATGTTACACGCAGGACCACGCGCAGGAACGCACTATCAAGTCACTGAGAAAGACCACGGCTTCGGGCTACTTGAATTTGAGAGTGGTGCGTACGGGCTACTCTACCACAGTTGGACAGCTAGATCGGAAATCCCACCTTACGAGATTCATGGCACAAAAGGAGTCTTCTCGATCCAGGCACATGACGACGGACGTGGAATTCGCAAACGCACACTTGGGGGCGATTGGGAAATTGAGGCGTCCCCGGAAGGAGCGTACGAGGGTTTAGACTGGGGCAAGGGGCCCTCCGACTTTGCGGACGCAATTCGGAATGATCGACCCGTGCGATGTTCAGGAAAACACGCTCGGCATGTACTGGAAATCTGCGAACGCGTTTTTGAATCCGCCGACAAGGGGATGCCGGTTGATGTTGTGAGTCGGTTCCCCGCACCTATTCCTGTGGGACAGTCTCCACCGTGGACTTGA